From Vespula vulgaris chromosome 18, iyVesVulg1.1, whole genome shotgun sequence:
CTTTCCAATTAATTTCCACGTTCAATTCGATTCGCATCAATAGTgaatgattctctctctctctctctctttctttcttttttaatctatttcctttccttcctttcaaattttttttatcttctctaaACTTCATATCCCATCGATATCCGAGGTAGAggaagagaattaaaaaaaaaaaaattaaaaaaataaaataaaataaaaaaagaaaaaggaaaacaaaacaaaaatgacCGATGCGTGGTGGTCtgcagacagaaagagaattaaaagtaCTAGTCTGCAGTAGACTTTAGCTTTGGTgaattgtctctctctctctctctctcatacacacacacacacacacactctctttctctctcttttttcttccgaaaTTTTTACGATGGATGGAAAAGTGGGAAGTGACGCGTTTGAATTGAACAttgaaaaaacgagaaaaaaaaaacggagaaataaaagaaaaaataaaacaacaataacaaaacaaaaaagaaagaaagaaagaaacaaagaataaaaccgaacgaagagaaagctTATCCATCAATCCGCTCCTAGCTGGCGAACTATAATTATCTTATGGTCTCGTACAAAGCGATTGATTGGCCGTACGATTTTAGTTAGAAACTTTTCtatcacttctctctctctctctctctctctctctgctttttcttttttattttatcgtgtccctgcaatttctttcgttatagccagatacacatacatgctTACATACGTAACGCATACGTACACGCacgtatatagaaataaataaataaataaattttagctTTAGTCTGATCTACTCGTGGTATCAAAACCGTCCATTAGAAGCtaagataataatagaaaagatgGATATGGTATTagaaaagttttgaaaaagaaaagaaagtataatttctttaattcgatctctctctttctctctgttttttctttttctttttctttttttctctttttgttatcacaagtttttttttttgcaaacgTTTTTATCCTTCTGACTTCTTTTTCAAAGTTATTATGCTAACCTTTAAAATGATGATTAGATAGCAAAGAATGAGTAGAGAAGACTTCTAGACGTATAATCatcgaaagatagatagatagagagagaaagagagagacagaggatgagaaaaagagaaagatagagaaacagagaagcAGGGAGAATATTTCATGAGATGGACAATCTGATTGGTTGAGAATATCTCATGTATGATATTATACTATTCGCTTTGATAAAAGTAACGTCGTCGGACAGTATCGAAAGAATGTGTAACTAACGGTATTACTATGctataaagatattaaagaaaagaaaaaaagaaaaaaaaaaaaataaataaacaaaaacaatttttaattcgtgtgttaagagaaacgaaggatTTCATTCGATTGACTTTGCTCGattgataattacattaaaaaaaaaaaaaaaaaaaaaaaacgaaaactaaATCGTAAAGATGACCGAGAAAACGATGAATAGTCCAATCagtaaattaatcgaattgggtttatattttattggatTGTGGCCTAAGTATACGTACAGTATAATTCATCGTATACTTTGGATAGTGATATTAGGAATAGTTTTGATTTTagaatatagatacatattattGCACATTGCCACCGATGATCTGGCTGATTTAATGGATTGTTTTAGTATCACTGTATCGAACAGTCTtctatttatcaaattaattatactttgGTTTAAACAACGGTgagttattttataatatctatcacatatatttatatatatatacatacacacgtacattacatacatacatacgtatatacatacgtcatatatagatatataaattgaatttaacACAAACGATTATAATCGTGATCATAAGAATAGAACGTTCGACGAGATCATAGATATGATGAATGAGGATTGGTTGGAATGTAATACGATCGGTAGAAACGTTGATCTCATGTCGAGAAAAGTATTCGTAGCtcagaaattttctaaaatatctaCGATCATTTACGGAGGTGGCGTTATAATGTTCCTTATCCCTGTAATATTCGCCGAGGAAAGGATATTCGTATTGAAAATGGAATTTCCATTCGACGCCACCGTCTCGCCATTTTACGAATTAATCAACGTTATCCAATTCTTTCAAGAAGTGACCTTCGCCTCGACGTCCGGAATGTTGAATGGCGTGATCATGACGATGGTGAGATTTATGTATCaattttggttttttttttgttttgttttgtttcgttttccttCAATTTTTTCCTATCATCCATCAATAgaaatctttcttcgttttcaaaACTCTCCCCAACGAGTTTGTTTTGATGTGATGAACGATAATGTTGAGTTTGTTTccaatgtgtgtgtgtatgtgtgtgtgtgtgttcttgtttttctttttctcattattgaaatttttatttatttctgattCGATGTATCATTAGTTACGAATGACATTGACAAGCTTTGTTAgggttattttttttcttttttatttattttacatgtgtgcgtatatatatatatatttctttttcgtattgaaaatttgtatagaaaattagttcaagaaaaatattgtgatGCTTACTTTCAGATACTTCATACAGGCGGCCAAATTGAAATAATGTGTCAGACCATCGAAGAATTTATGAATAAGATCGACAATGAACATGCCtgttatttgaatatattgaaaaaattgatcATTAAACACGATAGGATTATATTGTTCGCTGGTTATATCGAAGACTTGTTTACTTATATTGCTCTgttgcaatttttttctaacaccATGGCTATTTGTTTCTCGGGATTTGTTATTATGACGGTGAGTTTtgaaatttgttcttttttttttttctttgtttggaAAATTAATCCTTGGACTGACATGAAATTGTTATACATTAATGTTGTACATTAATTTTTGcattatttcgataattaaattcGTTAATTATGTAGTTAAAGttagaatattaaatttattatatatatatatcagtgtaattataatcatgttaatattacttaattaatcaattcaGTAATGTAATgattatcgtaataattttcaattttttcttattatttcacaATATTCATAAAATCTTTTGTTATATGTTACTcgatataattgtattttaatcgtataaataaattaatatctttagaaattgaaaagattatattatcgaattaatatattaaattaatattaatacggataatttttttttttctttcttttttatttttttttttatataaatttctattgtaaaatttactttttatagattaaacgattaagaaacatttttatttatagtcgTTTGACATGGAAGAAGGTAGTGCAATATTAGCAAAAACAGTTCCATATTATACTGTGGTGAACGTCGAAGCTTTTATACTTTGTTTCGCTGGAGAATATCTCAGTTCAAAAgtgtgtaaataaaaaaattgaatgtgaaaaaacataaaaaaaaacaaaaaagaaattatttttttaacaatttctttttaagaactatcacttattatttctttaaatttacaGAGCACGATAATCGGTAGAAAGGCATACGATACTAATTGGTACGAGTTGAAACCGAACGAAAgcagatatatattatttctaatacttCGAGcacaaaaaaaattgactATAACAGTAGGCAAATTTTTGGATCTGTCATTGGAAAGTTTTGCAAGTGTAAGAACAATTGTAATTGATTATTACgttaattcatataataaattatgcaTAAGTGATAAcatgttttataatatcacGATATctctatgatatatatatttctatgatactaaaaaagaaatatatatatatatatataaaattctaacaCACTttgctttatcttttttctttttagatattGAAAGCTTCTGCGTCATATGCATCGGTACTTCACGCAATGTATTAGAAATGAAACCTTcgttatcaataattttatctatcaGCTGTTATGATTATATcgaagtattaaaaaatttcatagagACATACACAGAAATGGAaaaagtgagagtgagagagagagagaaagagagagagagtgtacaaattttcatttcacttatttattctaagttttttatttcttttttttttttcaattaatgaattttttttccctagaTCTCAAATAGACAAAAACAGAGATTATGGCTAGAGTATATTGCGAAAGATACTATACGAATGCTTTtgcattattaaataaaattcctaGTACTTTCGATTATCGAGGAATCCttactttttgttctttatgtttcttttcttctttttttttcttcttattcttcgagCTTTGTGGATAAGAAATAATGACACTActgtctatctctccctctcttcttacCTTACTATCATACGAGGAAACCTATAATCAACAAAGGAAACCAGCAATTTCGTAAAACCGTAAACGATGATCTCACTAAAAGCTTGAACAATTTTCaacttgttctctttttctctctctccttttctttgtctctctttctttctttctcactatttttcttttcttcgcgtGATAGTTCGCTTTTCAACAGTCTAGATTTTCATAGGCTTTCGAACGATGAATTTCAAGTAATATCCCTGATCTATTCTTCGAAAGTGCAATAATCCAAAGTGTTGGAagcagagaagaagaataggattaattaatttatttttcgatcgttgctatttctttcttttctttttttgtttttttttttttttcgtaaaaatttatgacATACGATTGGTTATCCTATagatcgaatttaatttattcttttttataaaggtattattaaataagtaaaaaaaaaaaaaaatgtattctaaGAATTATaagtatttgatttttttttcatttttatttgattgcaggaaaaagatttatgacgatgatatatcatagaaaatacaagtgtagaaaatttttatttaaaaacagaATCTTCTAAATGACGTGTCAAAATACTTAAATGAATAATCGATGAGTCCGTATCGTGAGTTCCTTTTAAATACCAgctgatcgatcgatatcagcTGATCAATCAATTAACGATCACCTGATAGTCGTTGATTTTGACGTTTTAGAatcttcaattatattttgaattaaaaatcgacGAGTCCGTATCGTGAATTCCTTTTAAATATCAGCTGATCGATTGGTATCAGCTGATCGATTGGTATCAgctgatcgatcgattaacaaTCAGCTGATAGTCGTTAACTTTGACGTTTTAGAATATTCAAAGACGTTTCATggttttcgtttttgttgataaaatctgaaaaaaatatttgctataacagtcgaaatataaaattcatagatGTCATTGTGACTTTTtcattatcgatttaatatcgatCAATTATATTTCCAATCAAACTTTCTCATCGATAAAATTggattcaattttttcttcttcttttttttttttttttcttttaattcgtatttttttcgcAATCCTTAAAAGTTTCGGGTACTTTATGCTATCTATTGAAAAGTATTACATTTAGAATTAGTAAGTTTAAAATTAGTTTATTGgcaatagaaataaattctttcgaagaaaatttctctttcactttctttctctatctctctctctttctctttctcgcacacacacacacacacacacacacaaatacacggagaaaaagagagagagagagagagagacattggATTCATATCGAAGAGCCTAAATGAACTTTCAAGTaaacttattattatcaatctcTCGACTTACTCTTCCAACTTACTTTCAAAAGAATTATCTTATGACCCATATCACTTAACTATACACATCTCCCCATCTTACTCGACTCAAAAACTCTTTCATTGAACTTGAaggggaagaaaggaaaaaaaaaaagaaagaaggaaagaaagaaagaaagaaaaaaaaaggaaaacctagaaaagaaaaatagaaggaagagaaatagcTCAAAGTGAGGACGCAAAcgagaataaattaatttcactgACGGTATCACGaacttcttttctccctttcttttttttctctcttttctttctttccttgtctTCATTAAGtcacttattttcttttaatcagaCACTCGTAATgaattttctccttctcttttttcttttcttttcttttctttttttttttttttacacactCGCaaattgttctctcttttcgttcacGCATTTGCAACAAtttctgttctcttttcttttctgtattttttatttcttcgttctttccaatttctttattaacttcaaacacgtaagtaagtacgtccACAAGTGTTGCATTATTCAAAAACAAATGATCGAATGTTCGATCGGCATTAAATGACGGCATTAGAATTCtcgcgtttctttttctttttctctctctctctcttttttttttttttttgttgtcgtcGAGAAAAGCTTgcaactctctttctccctttgcTTCCTCTCCACTCCTCCCTCCACCCTATCTCACTCTCGTCCTATTACGACGTTTCCTCGTAAAACCTATAATCAGGAAAAGTCGATTCACGTTCGAGCTCGCATGAGAAGAATATTTGATGAGAAACGCGAAGCAAAAAGTCTCTTCGATGGTTCGAAGACAGTTCGTGTTAATGGGGGACAAACGATAGGAACGattagtatatatgtgtatatatacttgtatatatatatatatatatatataacgatgaAGAGTAGGTACGTAAATTTTattgatcattattattattattgttattatt
This genomic window contains:
- the LOC127070544 gene encoding odorant receptor 4-like; protein product: MTEKTMNSPISKLIELGLYFIGLWPKYTYSIIHRILWIVILGIVLILEYRYILLHIATDDLADLMDCFSITVSNSLLFIKLIILWFKQRTFDEIIDMMNEDWLECNTIGRNVDLMSRKVFVAQKFSKISTIIYGGGVIMFLIPVIFAEERIFVLKMEFPFDATVSPFYELINVIQFFQEVTFASTSGMLNGVIMTMILHTGGQIEIMCQTIEEFMNKIDNEHACYLNILKKLIIKHDRIILFAGYIEDLFTYIALLQFFSNTMAICFSGFVIMTSFDMEEGSAILAKTVPYYTVVNVEAFILCFAGEYLSSKSTIIGRKAYDTNWYELKPNESRYILFLILRAQKKLTITVGKFLDLSLESFASILKASASYASVLHAMY